Proteins from a single region of Verrucosispora sp. NA02020:
- the mutM gene encoding bifunctional DNA-formamidopyrimidine glycosylase/DNA-(apurinic or apyrimidinic site) lyase → MPELPEVETVRQGLARWVTGRRIDVVEVRHPRAVRRHEPGGVHFADVLAGRTVLDVRRRGKYLWLPLDSGDAVIGHLGMSGQLLLQPAGTADEAHLRVRFRFTDDGPELRFVDQRTFGGLSVSEGGAGLPAEIAHIARDPMDPEFSDDEFVAALRRRRTEVKRALLDQTLISGVGNIYADEALWRAGLHGVRPTDALTGPAARRLLGHVRDVLAEAITAGGTSFDALYVNVNGESGYFDRSLNAYGREGQPCHRCGAPIRREAFMNRSSYSCPRCQPRPRGALRG, encoded by the coding sequence GTGGTCGAGGTTCGGCATCCTCGGGCGGTACGCCGGCACGAGCCGGGCGGCGTCCACTTCGCCGACGTCCTGGCCGGTCGGACCGTGCTCGACGTACGGCGGCGGGGAAAGTACCTGTGGCTCCCGCTGGACAGCGGTGACGCCGTGATCGGGCACCTCGGCATGTCCGGTCAACTGCTGCTGCAACCGGCGGGCACCGCCGACGAGGCGCACCTACGGGTGCGGTTCCGGTTCACCGACGACGGACCGGAGCTGCGCTTCGTCGACCAGCGGACGTTCGGCGGACTGTCGGTGAGCGAGGGCGGTGCCGGTCTGCCGGCCGAGATCGCGCACATCGCCCGGGACCCGATGGACCCGGAGTTCTCCGACGACGAGTTCGTGGCCGCGCTGCGGCGACGGCGTACCGAGGTCAAGCGCGCGTTGCTGGACCAGACACTGATCTCCGGCGTGGGCAACATCTATGCCGACGAGGCACTGTGGCGCGCGGGCCTGCACGGCGTCCGACCCACCGACGCGCTGACCGGTCCGGCCGCCCGGCGGCTGCTCGGCCACGTCCGGGACGTGCTCGCCGAGGCGATCACCGCCGGGGGGACCAGCTTCGACGCGCTCTACGTGAACGTCAACGGGGAGAGCGGCTACTTCGACCGGTCGCTGAACGCGTACGGCCGGGAGGGGCAGCCCTGTCACCGGTGCGGTGCGCCGATCCGGCGGGAGGCGTTCATGAACCGCTCGTCGTACAGCTGTCCCCGCTGCCAGCCACGTCCCCGGGGCGCGCTGCGCGGCTGA
- a CDS encoding endo alpha-1,4 polygalactosaminidase: protein MRYADAYLLGRCGAAPRRAETAMRIGVGRTRRVRRVLPAGLVLTVLVATVACRPPLPPPGAPTSWPAASARHWQWQWQLRGELDPEVPANVFVLDPVATTAAQTAVLRARDSRLVCQVHVGSVHPDDPDSSRYPAEVRGATSTGTDRTWLDVRRWDVLRPVLADRFRLCRGKGFGAVLLADADGYAQRSGFPLDFDHQLRFNRQVAALARTLDLSPGLLGALPQVAALAPDLDFAVDEECVRLARCEKLLPLVDAGKPVFHVEYTGDTTDFCVTSVGYGFASIRKHRTLDAWRLPCPAS from the coding sequence GTGAGGTACGCCGACGCGTACCTGCTCGGGCGGTGTGGCGCCGCCCCGCGACGTGCGGAGACGGCGATGCGGATCGGGGTGGGCCGGACGCGGCGGGTACGCCGGGTGCTCCCGGCCGGCCTGGTGCTCACGGTGCTCGTCGCCACGGTCGCCTGCCGACCCCCGCTCCCGCCGCCCGGCGCGCCCACGAGCTGGCCGGCGGCCTCGGCGCGTCACTGGCAGTGGCAGTGGCAACTGCGCGGCGAGCTGGACCCGGAGGTCCCGGCGAACGTGTTCGTGCTCGACCCGGTCGCCACCACCGCGGCGCAGACCGCCGTGCTGCGCGCCCGCGACAGCCGTCTGGTCTGCCAGGTGCACGTCGGGTCGGTCCACCCCGACGATCCGGACTCCAGCCGGTACCCGGCGGAGGTACGCGGTGCCACGTCCACCGGGACCGACCGCACCTGGCTGGACGTACGCCGGTGGGACGTCCTGCGGCCGGTGCTGGCCGACCGGTTCCGGCTCTGCCGTGGCAAGGGCTTCGGGGCGGTGCTGCTGGCCGACGCCGACGGGTACGCCCAGCGCTCCGGGTTCCCGCTGGACTTCGACCACCAGCTCCGGTTCAACCGCCAGGTGGCGGCGCTGGCCCGCACCCTCGACCTCTCCCCCGGCCTGCTCGGTGCCCTGCCGCAGGTCGCCGCGTTGGCGCCCGACCTCGACTTCGCAGTCGACGAGGAGTGCGTCCGGCTGGCACGGTGCGAGAAGCTGCTGCCCCTCGTCGACGCCGGCAAGCCGGTGTTCCACGTCGAGTACACCGGCGACACCACGGACTTCTGCGTCACCAGCGTCGGCTACGGCTTCGCCTCCATCCGCAAGCACCGCACGCTGGACGCCTGGCGGCTGCCCTGCCCGGCGTCGTGA
- a CDS encoding CAP domain-containing protein — MHGWNDPRDPEADPRRPELPTEDPAWLTDRPAPRSAYLFGDEPGSSTDRWYDDQPTEQWQPEAPHSPRGGEADWRSGQHHHAIEPETGYYEPTDRGGTPDGPAGRGIPGWPASADHDRTARHAAPETGHHGADWDTQVRGYSAPAGPASGSATGPDQDRYGRYGATADQSRYDMTVEGGYGTAGDRDDPAVESGYGTAAGPYGGTGDHGRYGLPADQRNDAGQRDEPAGSDERGARRRLRRPLVLGGAAAAATLVVSIGVAALALPGDDTPTDRTAADIPPASAPALPDETTDLALDPSDSPSPSPSPSVSPSTASPSPSPSRTSSPTPAASRTTAPSRQNADRQGSPNRASTPSATPSSGTTSQAAEVVRLVNVERAKEGCGALSIDDKLMTAAQRHSQDQADTQNMSHTGSDGSNPGTRLDRVDYTWRTYGENVAWNQRTPAAVMDAWMNSEGHRANILNCAFTEIGVGVASSNGPYWTQVFAAPR; from the coding sequence GTGCACGGCTGGAACGACCCGCGTGACCCGGAGGCCGACCCTCGTCGCCCGGAACTCCCGACCGAGGACCCGGCCTGGTTGACCGACCGTCCCGCACCGAGGTCGGCCTACCTGTTCGGTGACGAACCGGGAAGTTCGACCGACCGGTGGTACGACGACCAGCCGACCGAGCAGTGGCAACCGGAGGCCCCGCACTCGCCCCGTGGGGGTGAGGCCGACTGGCGGTCCGGTCAGCACCACCACGCCATCGAGCCGGAGACCGGGTACTACGAGCCGACCGACCGTGGCGGGACACCGGACGGGCCCGCCGGGCGGGGGATCCCCGGGTGGCCCGCATCGGCCGACCACGACCGGACCGCCCGGCACGCGGCGCCGGAGACCGGCCACCACGGCGCCGACTGGGACACCCAGGTCCGGGGGTACAGCGCCCCGGCCGGGCCCGCGTCGGGCTCTGCGACCGGACCGGACCAGGACCGCTACGGCAGGTACGGTGCGACGGCCGACCAGAGCCGCTACGACATGACCGTCGAAGGCGGATACGGCACGGCCGGGGACCGTGACGACCCGGCCGTCGAGAGCGGATACGGCACGGCTGCCGGCCCCTACGGCGGCACCGGCGACCACGGACGGTACGGCCTGCCGGCGGACCAGCGGAACGACGCCGGCCAGCGGGACGAGCCGGCCGGGTCCGATGAGCGCGGCGCACGACGCCGGTTGCGGCGTCCGTTGGTGCTGGGCGGCGCCGCCGCGGCGGCGACCCTCGTGGTGAGCATCGGCGTGGCAGCACTCGCACTGCCCGGTGACGACACGCCGACCGATCGCACCGCCGCCGACATCCCTCCCGCCTCCGCGCCGGCGCTGCCGGACGAGACGACGGACCTGGCGCTCGACCCGAGCGACTCCCCGAGTCCCAGCCCGAGCCCGAGCGTCTCGCCGAGCACCGCGTCACCGTCGCCGTCACCGAGCCGGACCAGCAGCCCCACCCCGGCGGCGTCGCGCACCACCGCGCCCTCGCGGCAGAACGCCGACCGGCAGGGCAGCCCCAACCGCGCCAGTACGCCCAGTGCCACCCCCTCCTCGGGCACCACCTCGCAGGCGGCGGAGGTCGTGCGGCTGGTCAACGTCGAGCGGGCCAAGGAGGGCTGTGGCGCGCTCAGCATCGACGACAAGCTGATGACCGCCGCCCAGCGGCACAGCCAGGACCAGGCCGACACGCAGAACATGTCGCACACCGGCAGCGACGGCAGCAACCCCGGAACCCGGCTCGACCGGGTCGACTACACCTGGCGGACCTACGGCGAGAACGTGGCGTGGAACCAGCGCACCCCGGCCGCGGTGATGGACGCCTGGATGAACAGCGAGGGGCACCGGGCGAACATCCTGAACTGCGCCTTCACCGAGATCGGCGTCGGGGTGGCCAGCAGCAACGGGCCGTACTGGACGCAGGTCTTCGCCGCACCCCGCTGA
- the smc gene encoding chromosome segregation protein SMC, with amino-acid sequence MHLKSLTVKGFKSFASATTLKLEPGITCVVGPNGSGKSNVVDAIAWVLGEQGAKALRGGKMEDVIFAGTAGRAPLGRAEVTLTIDNTDGALPIEYTEVSITRRMFRSGESEYEINGDSCRLLDIQELLSDSGIGREMHIIVGQGRLDGMLHAKPEDRRAFIEEAAGVLKHRKRKEKALRKLDAMQTNLNRLTDLTAELRRQLKPLGRQAEVARRAAVIQANLRDARLRLLADDLATLRTTLDKEIADETALRRRREQVEAEHAEVQSRLGELEEALAEDAPLLAAAQDTWYRLSALQERFRSIEQLALERLRHLSATPDDERPGRDPEQLEAESERIREQEEDLRAALTDDQIRLAEAVEHRQELERQLAAAERELVAAAKAIADRREGLARLTGQVNSARARTTSAGEEIERLATAHTDALTRAERAQADLDAVAEQSTEADRDNADLDTRHAEAVSAQEKAQATVRSLSDAERAAEKDAATWKAREEALALGLRRKDGAGALLARADQVPGLLGSLAGLLTVAPGHEAALAAALGGLADAVAVSGVDEAVEAMRLLKISDAGRAGLLVGSPAGPGMSGSVDALRPKLPDRAHWAPDLVDCDAQIRPAVHRALRDVVLVDDLAAAAEVVTGNPELRAVTREGDVVGAYAAAGGSAKAPSYIEVQAAVEEARANRLAAEGGSADLREQLVQARAEVAAAKEVVQHAAAAKREAESHRNAAARRLAELGAAARSAKAETDRLGESRSRAEAARERDLTALAELEERLRLAEATPLDAEPSTEERDQLAAMVPQARQNEMEVRLAVRTAEERVASIAGRADSLRRQAAAERAARERAAARRAARTRGAGIARAVAGGARAALTRLTTSIARAEEHRDAVARERATREAELQEVRAAAKRLGGELDRLTSQVHRDEVARAEQRLRIEQLEAKAAEDFGLTVETLVAEYGPEQPVPPTEAEVAAAERDGLPVPEPVRYERPVQEKRAAKAERELTLLGKVNPLALEEFAALEERFKFLSEQLEDLKATRRDLLTVVKDVDDRILEVFASAFADTAREFEQVFEVLFPGGEGRLILTEPDDMLTTGVEVEARPPGKKIKRLSLLSGGERSLTAVAMLVAIFRARPSPFYIMDEVEAALDDVNLGRLITLMAQLREKSQLIVITHQKRTMEIADALYGVTMRGGVTQVISQRLNRADTDDERHDRGEENG; translated from the coding sequence GTGCATCTCAAGAGCCTGACGGTGAAGGGCTTCAAATCCTTCGCCTCCGCGACGACGCTCAAGCTGGAGCCGGGGATCACCTGTGTGGTGGGCCCCAACGGATCCGGCAAGTCCAACGTCGTCGACGCCATCGCCTGGGTGCTCGGCGAGCAGGGCGCGAAGGCGCTGCGGGGCGGCAAGATGGAGGACGTCATCTTCGCCGGCACCGCCGGTCGGGCCCCGCTCGGCCGGGCCGAGGTGACGCTGACCATCGACAACACCGACGGCGCCCTGCCGATCGAGTACACCGAGGTCTCCATCACCCGCCGGATGTTCCGCTCGGGCGAGAGCGAGTACGAGATCAACGGCGATTCCTGCCGGCTGCTCGACATCCAGGAACTGCTCTCCGACTCCGGCATCGGCCGCGAGATGCACATCATCGTCGGTCAGGGCCGCCTCGACGGCATGCTGCACGCCAAGCCGGAGGACCGGCGGGCCTTCATCGAGGAGGCCGCCGGCGTCCTCAAGCACCGCAAGCGCAAGGAAAAGGCGCTGCGCAAGCTCGACGCGATGCAGACCAATCTGAACCGGCTCACCGACCTCACCGCCGAACTACGCCGCCAGCTCAAGCCGCTCGGCCGGCAGGCCGAGGTGGCCCGGCGGGCCGCCGTGATCCAGGCCAACCTGCGGGACGCGCGGCTGCGGCTGCTCGCCGACGACCTGGCCACCCTGCGCACCACGCTGGACAAGGAGATCGCCGACGAGACGGCGCTGCGCCGACGACGCGAGCAGGTGGAGGCCGAACACGCCGAGGTGCAGTCCCGCCTCGGCGAGCTGGAAGAGGCGCTGGCCGAGGACGCGCCGCTGCTGGCCGCCGCACAGGACACCTGGTACAGGCTCTCCGCCCTCCAGGAGCGGTTCCGCTCGATCGAGCAACTCGCACTCGAACGGCTGCGGCACCTCAGCGCGACGCCCGACGACGAGCGCCCCGGTCGCGACCCGGAGCAGTTGGAGGCCGAGTCCGAGCGGATCCGCGAGCAGGAGGAGGACCTGCGGGCGGCGCTCACCGACGACCAGATCCGGCTCGCCGAGGCGGTCGAGCACCGGCAGGAACTGGAGCGGCAGCTCGCTGCGGCCGAGCGGGAGCTGGTCGCCGCGGCGAAGGCGATCGCCGACCGGCGGGAGGGGCTGGCCCGGCTCACCGGGCAGGTGAACTCCGCCCGTGCCCGGACCACCAGCGCCGGTGAGGAGATCGAACGACTCGCCACCGCGCACACCGACGCGCTGACCCGCGCCGAGCGGGCCCAGGCCGACCTGGACGCGGTCGCCGAGCAGTCCACCGAGGCGGACCGCGACAACGCCGACCTGGACACCCGGCACGCCGAGGCGGTCAGCGCCCAGGAGAAGGCACAGGCCACCGTCCGATCGCTCTCCGACGCCGAGCGGGCGGCGGAGAAGGACGCCGCCACCTGGAAGGCACGCGAGGAGGCCCTCGCCCTGGGCCTGCGTCGCAAGGACGGTGCCGGCGCGCTGCTGGCCCGTGCCGACCAGGTGCCCGGGCTGCTGGGCAGTCTCGCCGGCCTGCTCACGGTCGCTCCCGGTCACGAGGCCGCACTGGCCGCCGCGCTCGGTGGGCTCGCCGACGCGGTCGCGGTCAGCGGGGTGGACGAGGCCGTCGAGGCGATGCGCCTGCTGAAGATCTCCGACGCCGGGCGGGCCGGTCTGCTCGTCGGCAGCCCGGCCGGGCCGGGGATGTCCGGTTCGGTCGATGCGCTGCGTCCCAAACTGCCCGACCGCGCGCACTGGGCCCCCGACCTGGTGGACTGCGACGCGCAGATCCGTCCGGCGGTGCACCGGGCGCTGCGCGACGTGGTGCTGGTCGACGATCTGGCCGCTGCGGCCGAGGTGGTCACGGGCAACCCCGAGCTGCGCGCGGTCACCCGGGAGGGGGACGTCGTCGGGGCGTACGCGGCGGCCGGTGGCTCGGCCAAGGCGCCCAGCTACATCGAGGTGCAGGCAGCGGTCGAGGAGGCCCGGGCCAACCGGCTCGCCGCCGAGGGGGGCAGTGCCGACCTGCGTGAGCAACTCGTGCAGGCGCGGGCCGAGGTGGCCGCCGCCAAGGAGGTGGTGCAGCACGCCGCAGCCGCCAAGCGGGAGGCGGAGAGCCACCGCAACGCCGCCGCCCGACGCCTGGCCGAACTGGGGGCCGCCGCCCGGTCGGCCAAGGCGGAGACCGACCGGCTCGGTGAGTCCCGGTCGCGCGCCGAGGCGGCCCGCGAACGGGACCTGACCGCACTGGCCGAGTTGGAGGAGCGGCTGCGGCTGGCGGAGGCGACGCCGCTCGACGCCGAACCGTCCACCGAGGAACGCGACCAGCTCGCCGCGATGGTGCCGCAGGCCCGGCAGAACGAGATGGAGGTCCGGCTCGCGGTGCGTACCGCCGAGGAGCGGGTGGCCTCCATCGCCGGGCGGGCCGACTCGCTGCGCCGGCAGGCCGCCGCCGAGCGGGCCGCGCGGGAGCGGGCGGCGGCGCGACGGGCCGCGCGTACCCGGGGCGCGGGCATCGCCCGTGCGGTGGCCGGCGGCGCACGGGCGGCACTGACCCGGCTGACCACCAGCATCGCCCGGGCGGAGGAGCACCGCGACGCGGTGGCGCGCGAACGGGCCACCCGCGAGGCGGAACTCCAGGAGGTGCGGGCCGCCGCGAAACGGCTCGGCGGTGAACTGGACCGGCTGACCAGCCAGGTGCACCGGGACGAGGTGGCCCGCGCCGAGCAGCGGCTGCGCATCGAGCAGTTGGAGGCCAAGGCGGCCGAGGACTTCGGCCTGACCGTGGAGACCCTGGTCGCCGAGTACGGTCCGGAGCAGCCGGTGCCGCCGACCGAGGCGGAGGTGGCCGCCGCCGAACGGGACGGCCTGCCGGTGCCCGAGCCGGTGCGGTACGAGCGACCGGTGCAGGAGAAGCGGGCCGCCAAGGCGGAGCGGGAACTCACCCTCCTCGGCAAGGTCAATCCGCTCGCGTTGGAGGAGTTCGCCGCGCTGGAGGAACGGTTCAAGTTCCTCTCCGAGCAGTTGGAGGACCTCAAGGCGACCCGCCGTGACCTGCTCACCGTGGTCAAGGACGTGGACGACCGCATTCTGGAGGTCTTCGCCAGCGCCTTCGCCGACACCGCGCGGGAGTTCGAGCAGGTCTTCGAGGTGCTGTTCCCCGGCGGTGAGGGCCGGCTCATCCTCACCGAGCCGGACGACATGCTGACCACCGGCGTGGAGGTCGAGGCACGCCCGCCCGGTAAGAAGATCAAGCGGCTCTCGCTGCTCTCCGGCGGCGAGCGGTCGCTGACCGCGGTGGCGATGCTGGTGGCGATCTTCCGCGCCCGGCCCAGCCCGTTCTACATCATGGACGAGGTCGAGGCGGCGCTGGACGACGTCAACCTGGGTCGGCTCATCACGCTGATGGCCCAGTTGCGGGAGAAGAGCCAGCTCATCGTCATCACGCACCAGAAACGGACCATGGAGATCGCCGACGCGCTGTACGGCGTGACCATGCGCGGCGGGGTCACCCAGGTGATCAGTCAACGGCTCAACCGGGCCGACACCGACGACGAGCGGCACGACCGCGGCGAGGAGAACGGGTAG
- a CDS encoding HAD family hydrolase, with protein MARERATALLLDFDGVLRRFDPAVAAGVEREYGLTEGVLGEIAMHWELLQPVLTGRVSHAEWVSSVADALADSAGGPQRARAAVEQWQRYRGEVVPAVLDFVREVRGQGVRVGLATNATDLLDEDLATLGLTGELDVVVNSSVVGVHKPAREYFQAACEALETAPGRVLFVDDEDRAVSGARVAGLSAHRWSGPEDLRYLRAALAA; from the coding sequence GTGGCTCGGGAACGCGCGACGGCGCTCCTGCTGGACTTCGACGGAGTACTGCGGCGCTTCGACCCGGCGGTGGCCGCCGGGGTGGAGCGGGAGTACGGCCTCACCGAGGGGGTGCTCGGCGAGATCGCCATGCACTGGGAGCTGCTGCAACCGGTGCTGACCGGCCGGGTCAGCCACGCCGAGTGGGTGTCGAGTGTGGCCGACGCGCTGGCCGACTCGGCGGGTGGCCCGCAGCGGGCCCGGGCCGCCGTCGAGCAGTGGCAGCGGTACCGGGGCGAGGTGGTTCCGGCGGTGCTCGACTTCGTCCGCGAGGTGCGGGGTCAGGGCGTCCGCGTCGGGCTCGCCACCAACGCCACCGACCTGCTCGACGAGGACCTGGCGACGTTGGGGCTGACCGGCGAGCTGGACGTGGTGGTCAACTCCTCGGTGGTCGGGGTGCACAAGCCGGCCCGCGAGTACTTCCAGGCCGCCTGCGAGGCCCTGGAGACCGCGCCGGGCCGGGTGCTCTTCGTCGACGACGAGGACCGGGCGGTCAGCGGTGCCCGGGTGGCGGGCCTGTCGGCGCACCGCTGGAGCGGCCCGGAGGACCTGCGCTACCTGCGGGCGGCGTTGGCCGCCTGA
- a CDS encoding alkaline phosphatase D family protein, with the protein MPTARLLIGPLLRRVVGTRATVWVETTAPATVTVRTAGGASGTAATFSAYEHHYALVVVEGLTPDSATTYEVLIDDEVAWPPPESRFPPSVIRTRAQDDRDQPVRLLFGSCRETTQHATTRRLPPDALDAYTRRVLDDPDPAALPDLVVLLGDQVYADETSPTIKRLLRRRRRRPKDAPSDQVVSYDEYTKLYLESWSDPEIRWLFSTVPSVMIFDDHEIIDDWNTSASWRADMRDQPWWPERITSGLASYWVYQHLGNLSPDEIAADPVYAKVRAAEDATEVLREFGTRVDTEADLSHDAERWSAVQYQWSYALDLGRTRLVMLDSRCSRVLVPGRRTMLPAAEWSWFVDQAHGSYDHLVVGTSLPWLLPPGIHHVEAWNEKLADSSRPWVAGLAEKLRRALDLEHWGAFRRSFEGLAELFARLGTGTPGGPDERKGAGPAYPPPASISVLSGDVHHSYVARVRFADPDVRTPVHQLTCSPIHNQVPAGMRPVMRLGWARGPAGAARAMARTAGVRRSFVKWRKLAGPYFGNAVSTLTNAGRGSEVVIEGTSSDGSLREVARQRLTP; encoded by the coding sequence ATGCCCACCGCCCGACTGCTCATCGGTCCGCTTCTCCGGCGGGTCGTCGGCACCCGGGCCACCGTGTGGGTCGAGACCACGGCCCCCGCGACGGTCACCGTCCGCACGGCGGGCGGCGCCTCCGGCACGGCCGCCACCTTCTCCGCGTACGAGCACCACTACGCGCTGGTGGTCGTGGAGGGGCTCACGCCGGACAGCGCCACCACCTACGAGGTGCTGATCGACGACGAGGTGGCCTGGCCCCCGCCGGAGAGCCGCTTCCCGCCCAGCGTGATCCGCACCCGCGCCCAGGACGACCGGGACCAGCCCGTACGGCTGCTCTTCGGGTCGTGCCGGGAGACCACCCAGCACGCCACCACCCGCAGGCTCCCGCCGGACGCGCTCGACGCGTACACCCGGCGGGTGTTGGACGACCCCGATCCGGCGGCCCTGCCCGACCTGGTGGTGCTCCTCGGCGACCAGGTGTACGCCGACGAGACCTCGCCCACCATCAAGCGGCTGCTGCGGCGTCGGCGGCGGCGCCCCAAGGACGCTCCCAGCGACCAGGTGGTCAGCTACGACGAGTACACCAAGCTCTATCTGGAGTCGTGGAGCGACCCGGAGATCCGGTGGCTCTTCTCCACCGTGCCGAGCGTGATGATCTTCGACGACCACGAGATCATCGACGACTGGAACACCTCGGCCTCCTGGCGGGCTGACATGCGCGACCAGCCCTGGTGGCCCGAGCGGATCACCAGCGGACTGGCGTCGTACTGGGTCTACCAGCACCTGGGCAACCTCTCCCCGGACGAGATCGCCGCCGACCCGGTCTACGCCAAGGTCCGCGCGGCCGAAGACGCCACCGAGGTGCTGCGCGAGTTCGGCACGCGGGTCGACACCGAGGCCGACCTGTCGCACGACGCCGAGCGCTGGAGCGCCGTGCAGTACCAGTGGAGCTACGCGCTCGACCTGGGCCGCACCCGGCTGGTGATGCTGGACAGCCGGTGCAGCCGGGTGCTGGTGCCGGGCCGCCGGACGATGCTGCCGGCCGCCGAGTGGTCCTGGTTCGTCGACCAGGCCCACGGCAGCTACGACCACCTGGTCGTCGGCACCTCGCTGCCGTGGCTCCTGCCGCCCGGCATCCACCACGTCGAGGCGTGGAACGAGAAGCTGGCCGACTCGTCCCGCCCCTGGGTCGCCGGGCTGGCCGAGAAGCTGCGCCGCGCGCTCGACCTGGAGCACTGGGGTGCGTTCCGGCGCTCCTTCGAGGGCCTCGCCGAGTTGTTCGCCCGCCTCGGCACCGGCACACCCGGCGGTCCCGACGAACGCAAGGGCGCCGGACCGGCGTACCCGCCACCGGCGTCGATCAGCGTGCTCTCCGGCGACGTGCACCACTCGTACGTGGCCCGGGTCCGCTTCGCCGACCCGGACGTACGCACCCCCGTGCACCAGCTGACCTGCTCGCCGATCCACAACCAGGTGCCCGCCGGGATGCGACCGGTGATGCGGCTGGGCTGGGCGCGCGGTCCGGCCGGGGCGGCCCGTGCGATGGCCCGTACGGCCGGGGTGCGCCGGTCCTTCGTGAAGTGGCGCAAGCTGGCCGGCCCGTACTTCGGCAACGCGGTGTCGACGCTGACCAACGCCGGCCGTGGGTCGGAAGTGGTGATCGAGGGCACCAGCAGCGACGGCAGCCTGCGCGAGGTGGCCCGGCAGCGGCTCACCCCGTGA
- the ftsY gene encoding signal recognition particle-docking protein FtsY: protein MMDYLLVALALLGVLILAGVGLVVPRLRRRPEPPLPRTEVDTRAEEDLAGPPVEAPESDLSTGVLVEPPVIEAPAPTVEVPEPTAGRLVRLRSRLSRSQNAFGKGLLGLLSRDRLDEDVWEEIEDSLITADVGVDATREIVDRLRERTRVLGTRSVAELRTLLATELVNALDPALDRALHTTPKEGVPAVLLVVGVNGAGKTTTCGKIARVLIADGRTVLLGAADTFRAAAADQLETWAGRVGAETVRGPEGADPASVAFDAVRRGIDTGVDTVLVDTAGRLQNKIGLMDELGKVKRVVEKHGPIDETLLVLDATTGQNGLEQARVFTEVVNVTGVVLTKLDGTAKGGIVIAVQRKLGIPVKLVGLGEGPDDLAPFDPAQFVDALLGADSSGPTA from the coding sequence ATGATGGATTACCTCCTCGTCGCACTCGCCCTGCTCGGCGTGCTGATCCTCGCCGGCGTGGGGCTGGTCGTGCCGCGGCTGCGCCGACGGCCGGAGCCGCCGCTGCCGCGTACGGAGGTCGACACCCGGGCCGAGGAGGACCTGGCCGGACCGCCGGTCGAGGCCCCGGAGTCCGATCTGTCCACCGGCGTCCTGGTGGAGCCCCCGGTCATCGAGGCGCCGGCCCCGACCGTCGAGGTGCCCGAGCCGACCGCCGGCCGGCTGGTCCGGCTGCGCTCCCGGCTGTCACGGTCGCAGAACGCCTTCGGCAAGGGCCTGCTCGGCCTGCTCAGCCGCGACCGGCTGGACGAGGACGTCTGGGAGGAGATCGAGGACAGCCTGATCACCGCCGACGTGGGTGTCGACGCCACCCGGGAGATCGTGGACCGGCTGCGGGAGCGCACCCGGGTGCTGGGCACCCGGTCGGTCGCCGAGCTGCGGACCCTGCTCGCCACCGAGCTGGTCAACGCGCTCGACCCGGCCCTGGACCGGGCCCTGCACACCACACCCAAGGAGGGTGTGCCTGCGGTCCTGCTCGTGGTCGGCGTCAACGGCGCGGGCAAGACCACCACCTGCGGCAAGATCGCCCGGGTGCTCATCGCCGACGGACGTACCGTGCTGCTCGGCGCGGCCGACACGTTCCGGGCCGCCGCCGCCGACCAGTTGGAGACCTGGGCCGGCCGGGTCGGCGCGGAGACCGTCCGCGGCCCGGAGGGGGCCGACCCGGCCAGCGTCGCCTTCGACGCCGTCCGGCGCGGCATCGACACCGGCGTGGACACCGTGCTCGTGGACACCGCCGGCCGCCTCCAGAACAAGATCGGCCTGATGGACGAGCTGGGCAAGGTCAAGCGGGTGGTGGAGAAGCACGGCCCGATCGACGAGACACTGCTGGTGCTCGACGCCACCACCGGCCAGAACGGCCTGGAGCAGGCCCGCGTCTTCACCGAGGTGGTCAACGTCACCGGCGTCGTGCTGACCAAGCTCGACGGCACGGCCAAGGGCGGCATCGTGATCGCGGTACAGCGCAAGCTCGGCATCCCGGTCAAGCTGGTCGGGCTCGGCGAGGGACCGGACGACCTGGCGCCGTTCGACCCCGCGCAGTTCGTCGACGCGTTGCTGGGTGCCGATTCCTCCGGTCCGACCGCGTAA